The segment CTTGAAGTCCAGTGTAAAGTTTCCACAATTAGTGATGATTTGGACTGCCATCTCATCTGCTTTTGTTGGTTGACtgttttctgaagtccacagtcaacgcAGCCATATACCAGGAAATTTTAGAACGCttcatgcttccttctgctgacaagctttatggagatgctgatttAATTTCCAGCAGAATTTGGCACCAGCCCTCACTGCCAAAAAGTGTCAACATTTTGTGCggccaccattattttccagcactgcctAACCCTCTTGGGGATGGAGTCCACCCGAGTTTCACAGGTTGCCACTGGAGTTCGCTTCCACTCATCCATGACGACATCATGGAGTtggtggatgttagagaccttgcACTCCTCCACCTTCCGTCTGAGGATGCCCCACATatgctcaatagggtttaggtCTCGATACATGCTTTGCCAGTCAATCACCTTTACCCTCAGGTTATTTTGGGGTcattatcatgttggaatactgcCCTGTAGCCCAGTCTCCGAAGGGAGGGGATGATGGTCTGCctcagtatgtcacagtactTGTTGGCATTCATGGTCCCTCAATGAGCTGTAGCTCCACAGTGCCGTCAGCACTCATGCAGCCTcagaccatgacactcccacGACCATGCTTGACTGTAGCCAAGATACACTTGTTTTTGTGCTTCTTACCTGGTTGCCGCCACGCACGCTtgacaccatctgaaccaaataagtTTATCTTGATCTCATCAGACCACAGGGCATGTTTCCAGTAATCCATGTCGTTATTCTGCTTGTCTTCTGTGAACTGTTTGTGGGCTTTTTTGTACATCATCTTAAGAAGAGGCTTCCTTCTGGAATGACAGCCATGCAGTccaatttgatgcagtgtgtAACGTAGGTGTGTGGGTCTGAGTACTGACCGACTGATCCCCCCACCCCTTCAACCTCTCCAGCAATGCTGGCAGCACTGATACGTCTATTTCACAAAGATAACCTCTGGATATGACGCTGAGCATGTGCACTCAACTTTTTAGGTTGACCATAGTGAGGCCTGTTCTGAGTGTAACCTGTCTTGTTAAACCGCTGGAAGGTCTTGGCCAAcgtgctgcagctcagtttcagggtcttTGCAAGTATATTACAAAGATATCCATCTGGTCCTTTCATAATGGAAGTCTATAAGATCGgttgctaaatggttgctacAGACGTGGCTTCATAGCTTGATTATGATGATCCTGTGACACTGATTGGTTGCCTGAGTTAAATGAGCCCACCCCCTGTCTAGACTTACGCCTCAGGTGTACAACTTACTCCCAATTGTGGGGTATGTTCAACGAAATCCTTGCTCTGAGCTATGACCCATCAAACTTCGGTGCAATGTTCAAAGTCAATGGGATTTTTCAGAGTGAATTTTTTTGCCccccctttaaaacaccctaCGCCCGTTTGCTTATAAAAGTCATAGCATACCATTCCTCAACGGGCCTACCAATTTGAGCCCTCaaccattcatttttcaaaagcaCCACTAACTCGGCACTGGGCAACCACTAAAGAGATGACACTTTAAGCCACGAATGAATCTAACCAACCAATATGTCTCTTAAATTGTTTTGACGCAGATATAAAggtcttgctaaacggttgctaggctaatctgtttggttgctatgggcgtagCTGGGCATCTACCAATTGATCATACTCTAAGCCATGAATGCAACGTACctaccaacccccatgtctctatgatgttctgatgcagagacaTAGGTCTGGCTTAACGGTTGCAAAACTAATCCGCTTGGTTGTTATGGGCATGGCTTGGCAGATGCCAATTGATGATGCTCCAATCCACAAGTGAAAgaaaccaacccccatgtctctacaaCAGGAGTATTCAACTAAAGTTCCAAGAGGTCCAGTCTTTACATTTTCATCCAAACGGGGTTCCAgacaacatgttttttgaaaataacttaacaaatatttaatcaattcaGCCCACATggatatatataatatatattgatGTATAAAGATATGATATTTTATCAGGTCGTTAGTTTTCTATTTTGACATCCACTTATCAAGtctaataattaatattgctaaataaaaaagctgCTGACAACATAcaacaacaaatgtaatgttacaattaaaatgctctcaAAATGctcaaagaaaacaaagtcaCTTACTAAATTAGCATTTTCATGCCATTCATACCAGAACTAGCCTTCTTCTATCTTTAAACCATTTCTCAATAAGAATattgttcattacaaaatgtgacccGCTTGTGAAACCCTAGCAAAAgtctttttactgttttctacacgCAATCATCCAACGTGAGAATattctatgaaaatatataacagcaaaatcttcaatattgactgaataatgccattttaaagattgaaatcttaaaataaaagcttttaattcattttaaattcatcCTCAAtgcttgttattttaaattagtttagtctttagcctgggttttcacagggtcacaaatgtttagatgctgatcaataatgctaatgctaaatgtagataaaacaTTATGGTTcattaaatatcacaaatctggaTAAAAGGTTGGAGACATACAGCAAACAGACTGACGGatacaaatactttaaaatggctgcattttgtttactgttgtgtgtccatTTTCCTGCTCTGCATCTCTGCATTACTGTTATTAACTCTTTCatcgccattgacgagttatctcgtcattaaaaaaaaaaatggttcccCGTCAAAGACGAGtaattacggcaatcagtgtttgtactgtgtGTCAGTTTTTGCTGAGTGTAATGTGGGCgtaatctttgacaaaaaacgttaattatctcagctgatTAATCAAAGCggtgcatttttgaagaaacctacccacatccaCAAAACGAACAAATGGAGATAGAAGAATaagatttcttttgtttgaaagctgagactctgttttTCCCTTTGACatgttgtttgtccatatattctttacagaaaatttactgtgagccattaaaattgagtgaaaatgttaaaaaccgAAGGCgaaggctggcaactttttttaaagaggctggagGCGAATGAGTTAGAACTTATCTGCTGCTTTTCATGCTGAATATCTTTGGCAGGAGAGAAGCAGCGTGCGGAGCGGAAAGGGTTAAAATGAACTGTGTTTGGCCTAGATAAATATATTAGATAATGTAGCTGCAAAAGATcaataacatacatttttccTGAGAGCGCTTGTGATATGCTTCTCCGTTGTGTTGACGCGCGGGCCAATTTAAACATCcaaaatagtcaaatgtttaaatggtttatttggCTATGTCTCTCGGTCCGAGGGGAACGAAGCTAAAGGTCCGTATCCGGCCCGCGGTCCGCCTTTTGAGGATGGcatctctacgatgttctgatgcagagatataggtcttgttaaatgtttgcttagtaaatatgttttgttgctatgggcATGTCTTCCTAGCTTAATGAAGTTCCTgggatactgattggttgccaGAGTCAAATGAGCCCACTCCCTTGTCTCTACGACACTGTGCTGCAAAGAACAAGAACAATTATAATAAGTATGCACAATAACAATAGTGATGCTTTGCTTTGTTGTTCTCACTACATTGTATTGTTATACGTATTCTTAATTTTACCCGGCAACTGGTGATTGACACTGTTACACACACTGTATACATACTGCCGATTTTTACTCGCATTTGGCACTCGGCTAGTGTAAATTTTAGGCCCTGGGTGCAGGTATTTAGGATgtttacatcttaaacaaacattctttatttttatacaaacatgAGTTTCTCTTGgctgtttattttgttctttttatggtgtgttttgtgtgtatttaaagtATCATTTTATGTTTCATCATCAGGTTGTAGCCCAGGCGGCTGGAAAAGGTGTGACTGTAACAGGAGGAAAACAATTCAACAACTGGAATTGGGAGAACGCTGTTATTTTTGCTGCCACAGTCATTACTACCATAGGTAGAAAACTGCATGGAGACATATTGTATAAAGACTTGTTGTACGcttatttttcttattctatTATTAGAGTgctaaattaagtttttatataatatagtaAGAAAGCTGTAAGTGAAAAACATTCATCAGTTATTCATCAGCAGATAATAGAGGATGTCATGTTAAAGAATATTATTTAACAATCCGTCACCAGTCACCTCTCTACAGTGCAAAAGCTGACATCACAACATAACAAAACCTATCTATTCATGCATATCTCATCAAGGATTTGGCTTAAGATTGAATAAAACTATTTAAGATGGACCTATTTGCTCAACTATTTCAGGTTATGGCAATGTTGCTCCGAAGTCAGCCGGAGGTCGTGTGTTCTGTATTCTGTATGGGCTTTGTGGCATTCCATTGTGCCTCACATGGATAAGTGAGTTGGGCACTTTCTTTGGTGGCAGAGCAAAACGCCTAAGTCAGGTGCTTCTCCACAAAGGCCTTATTGCGGTAAGAATATATGCACATTCGCTCTTCTTTTGAGAAAACAGACCCATATTTGCAACAGTTTTGTAAACATGCCTACTGTCTATAAACAAAGAAGTTGTCATTTTACACAAAGAACACTCTGTTACCTTTTGACTAAAGAACATTCATGTTTTCTGATTCACCACAGAAAAAAGTTCAGTTTGTATGCACAGCTATATTCCTTTTATGGGGTTTTTTGGTTCACCTGATCATCCCATCCTTCGTGTTTATGTGCTTCGAGAATTGGACTTACTTAGAAGGCCTCTACTTCTCCTTTACCACCATGACCACTGTGGGTTTTGGAGACTATGTAGCAGGTATCAAAATCCCCTTTCATTTAATCTAGTTTTTTTCATCCATTTTATGTCTCAATCTTAGAcagaaaattatgttttcataCAGGTGTGAACCCAGAAATATCCTACCCAGCTCTTTACAGATTCTTTGTGCAGCTGTGGATTTGCTTGGGACTTGCCTGGTTGTCTCTGTTCTTTAGCTGGAATGTACATATGGTGGTTGAGGCTCATAAAGTTCTCAAGAAAAGAAGATTAAGACGTCACAAGGTCTCCATTGATGACATTCCTGAAACCAATGTAGAGGTAAAAAAAGCTCCAAAACCACTCCCTCTCTCTGGCGTCATTGACATCTTTCAATTCATGTCTGAGAAGGTTGAGGACTACAGTGATgtcatccaagctattggagCAGATGAGAAGATGAGGAAGAAAAAACAGGAAGAAGAACTGTCTCGATCCAAGAGCTGCAGTGACCTTTTGCACGGCCTGGTGATCCCACTTGAACATTCTCCTCGTCTGAAACGCCGGTTCAGTATAAGCGCAAATATGTGCATGGTCACATCTGAAGAACCAACAGATGATCTCAACAAAAATCTAGAGGAACAGAAACAACTAATGGAAAACCATAGTGATTCCATGCTTAGTCAACAAATACCTGAATCCCCATCAATCTTTCGAAGTCCTGTCAAAAGCCGTACTATTACTATTAATTATGGTGACTCAAGGTTTTCAGTGTCAAAAGTATCAGAAGATCATATATTAGAACAGAGAAAAAGTATTGACTTTACCCAGTCTAAACCGTCCAATTAATGAAGTTCTGTTTGAAGTCATGAATTTCCAATTGTGAAGATTATTTGCAGAACATCTGGAGAGAAGAACTTAATACAGGAACCTTATAAATTACCGTTgataacatttttacatcacaCTGTGATGAACGGTCAGGTTAGGCACACTGGGGAAAAGGGAGCTCAAGTCATACTCAAATTGGTAAGAATTTTGGTCTGAGGTTGCGGATTCACAGGTTTTCAAATGATTACTAACTTTTTGGATATGGAGGATTTGTTACGAGACAAACAACTTACTGGTTATGGCTTTTGCtcattttaacatgtttgtaTGTCTTTTATCCTACtgtaataaactttttttatcagATATTGACCAgaataattcaattcaagtttatttatatagagcttttcacaatgtgcattgttccaaagcagctttaaataccaagtgtaacttcagcattaatgtgacaagtagtccgtctttgctcttggttggggatgtagttgtctgagctgggatggtccgatggtcgtatttctcttgggtggtggtagaattgccttagatgtagctgggatggtcagtcagtcggcagctgtagctggcgtaatctccaggtggggatgggcatatgtcgatcatttggacctggcggaatttcttcctacctcgggatgggcatcccgaggcgaaggcagaaggagaataattagcgtagtgctgttcattaactttgcattaagtgaaagcttgtctgaaaagatgtgtctttaatctagatttaaattgggagagtgtgtctgaccctcgaatattATTAGGAATGCTAAACAATAAACAACTTCCTGTCTGTTGGCAGAAGTTcttaaacaagacaagacataATAAGCCACACAGTGTTTGTTAAGAATGACTAAACACTTCAAGTTATTATCTCTATGCTCTGGACAGAACATTACAAACAAAGTGTTCTCAAGTGTTCTTTATTCAGTGTCTGTAGTGTTAAAAATGAACCTGCATTAGCCTAAAGTATGTGTTGATGCAGCATTTGCTTattcttaaacattttcttgaTGGTATTTGCATAATTATTTGCAGTTGTATTAACTCTTAAGTGCCATTTTACATGCTGAGACCTGTTTCACACTACACACTCacgtttcacagacaaggcttaaggctagtcccagacttaaatgaatgtgtgacctgtcttgaCTGATTATCACTTGcccagaaatgttttaaaatatacctGTGCCATTTTTGGTTttgagatgcacaccagtaatattttcttctaaggcatttttataaaagtgacataaatatctaaattcaaCTAAGCCATAGTCCTGGGTTAAGATAAggtgtgtctgtgaaaccaggcaaATAACTATTTCAGTAGGCGTATTTTTCGATTTCAGTCTGACAGAAAATAAAGTGATTTCTGGATTACCACATTAAAACTAATTATAAGGAATTCACACAGAATAGAAAAGAAACCTGATGTGTAGCAATAACTGCTTACAGTAAATGGATTTACTCAAAAGAAGATGCTGTTTGTGTACCCATTATATAAAGACTTACACATGACCCAATGGATCTTAAATATGTTGCTTCATAAAATCCTATATTACCACAATactgttttgttaaacagatttaacatgcatttttttaatttgttcctGCTAAGATCAATGGCAAAACTATATATCTTTACTTACGTGGGCAGTTCCAGTGCTGTTATTTGTTAATATggattaaatacatatttgctATTTTCCgatgaaatgaaaaacaggCCTAATGGCcagctttcctgttgctcagtggttagagcatgacgctagcaacaccaaggtcatgggttcgattacACGgaattgcacatagtcagaaacaaatgtatagtttattcatttttcatctTCATTGAACTTTCTGGATTCTTCACTCGTCTCATTGTCAGACAGCCACGCACATCACagcaagctgattttataaggtaaGTTAATATgactatttttaataacttgtggtaagagcacactgattttactgtttaatgcagtatttgatctgtcCCTGTGCAGAgttagtgttttattctgtgattgattaacgttaagtaaATAAGCAGCTTAGCAagctaatatttttttacaaaaaaggccTTAACAATTGCTTTATCGTTATGTtatatgtgtgtacgtgtgcacATTTTAACTTTAAAGGTTTTTATCCCTCACTTTAACTCCTCATGGAAATGTTTGAACTAATCTTAGGTCAGAAGTACATGGTATAGTTCGGTTACTGTTTGCAAACTGTATGGCTTGgtaatgtttagtcagaataagataatttcattaaaaaaattaatctaagGGGATATTTTTCAAGTGTCTGCGACGTGCAGGATCCAACCAACCAGCCGTAATAAAAAATTAGCATGTtcacgttttttttttcctcaggTAATGTTGCCGTTAGCTGCATAAACTAAACTatgcctcttaatctcactgataATCACgattaatgacaaaaataatgtttggaaatTTTTACAGACAATTCCTTCTGACACACTACAGCAaaagatagaaataactgacttttaATCCATTTTTTAGATGGTAAAAATACTAGTGTTCTAATCATTTTGGCCACCACTGTGTGATATATGTTtatcctcagaagtaaatgatatacagtatgaatgtagtgaatgaagtaaaatactaaaagtgaagtttgaaattttcttctaaaattagcatttttatcagGCCTCTGTGTTTGCTCATTAAATGCacttaacttaaatgttagttatgttttaagactaactgtcatatatttaacaggtggggactgtcatggtggaatacttgcaaaatgCAGAGACCAGTGATGTATTCTGCACATTTTTTGCCTTGGGGACGAGGCAGCAACGACATCCCAGACCTTCGCCATTGTTTCGGGACATGCCATTGATACTGACTCGTTACTCAGTTGATCTGTGTTTCAAGTccatttctgtgcttgatgttaactaaGCAGTGTCTTCCTACCTAGGAATTTCTCCAGCATGCAGTTTATCATAATAATGGACATGAGTCTTCATGTGGGAAGTTTTTgaggacaacagttttttctggacacttgtaacatgctttaagttgtcacatgtTGTATACATGTTGtttggagtctttgtttggcttagtttggactgattctcatgtggcaatattatttttttgagtgttctaatgCTGCAATGTTGAAATATAGAATAGGTATCTACAGTGCCTTATTCaaccagttttgtgtttttaaagaaactgatctacaaaaacttgtttttatgtgtctgtatgtgttggatcaaatgtatgacaattgcacccattcataaaatttaaagaaataaatgtgataaatatgcatatttacaattgcatttgttttgtgtaattgtattacagaaaaagtatagtcattttacatttttttgtgattatttatttttattggtaaatataaaagtagcgAGACAATGAGACGAAATACAGTATAACCCTATGTTTAGGTTATGTTTAACCCAGAAACGGATTAACCTGACCAACTGgttgggtcaaacaaacaacccagcattttcgGTAAAATTGtgtcccatagttacccagcagctgggttaaggttgggttatttttttaCCATGCAATTCTTAATGTGTAAGAGAagtgcttttacattttttaatcacaaTGCTGTGTCATTATTTCATTGACAAATGTATAAATCCATAAGTAATTGTAATTTTGACAATATGTAAGCCTAGGTAAAAAGTAGTTATAACATTATAGGAAAGCGGCCACAAAATGTCATACAattaattatcttttttttcaattggCATTAAATCTGCAAAATGCACATTgctatttttaaaaactttcCAGTTTGAATGAACGTCTAAtttattcaaaatctgtatataaatctactaacaataaaacaacaaagaaaatacttttttaacatGTCCAGGGGGTTGGGGGGTCCACGATTCTTAAAAGAAAAGAGACTCATAAATGGTTTCATAGAATTCACCAAGGGGTTGATTATCTTTGGATAAGTGCTTTAAAGATTCtaagtattttttacattaatttgtAAAACAATGTATAGAGGGTTTACTGTAATTCCACTTACTTTTATGTAAATGATATTTTCCCATTGTAGCAATGCTGTTTACCATCAATTGCATCTACCTCAAAACGGAatattttccttaaaatttCAGCAGCCGGATAAACATTGTTAATAATTCTAAACTGCATATCCTTTATTTTAGGTAGAATTGGCCATTTCAGATAATGTAGCataggatttttaaggtcctacttcggtttatggagtgtccaagaacaagtttatgtacatagtagttgtaaaaacacaattttgtcgcaataataggtaattattcttaccttacttcttgactgactctcaaatgattt is part of the Triplophysa dalaica isolate WHDGS20190420 chromosome 13, ASM1584641v1, whole genome shotgun sequence genome and harbors:
- the kcnk5b gene encoding potassium channel subfamily K member 5b isoform X2, translated to MADKGPILTSFIIFYLSIGAAIFQILEEPWWKSAVQTYENQKEDILKNYSCLTKDDLEHIIKVVAQAAGKGVTVTGGKQFNNWNWENAVIFAATVITTIGYGNVAPKSAGGRVFCILYGLCGIPLCLTWISELGTFFGGRAKRLSQVLLHKGLIAKKVQFVCTAIFLLWGFLVHLIIPSFVFMCFENWTYLEGLYFSFTTMTTVGFGDYVAGVNPEISYPALYRFFVQLWICLGLAWLSLFFSWNVHMVVEAHKVLKKRRLRRHKVSIDDIPETNVEVEDYSDVIQAIGADEKMRKKKQEEELSRSKSCSDLLHGLVIPLEHSPRLKRRFSISANMCMVTSEEPTDDLNKNLEEQKQLMENHSDSMLSQQIPESPSIFRSPVKSRTITINYGDSRFSVSKVSEDHILEQRKSIDFTQSKPSN
- the kcnk5b gene encoding potassium channel subfamily K member 5b isoform X3, giving the protein MHSQVVAQAAGKGVTVTGGKQFNNWNWENAVIFAATVITTIGYGNVAPKSAGGRVFCILYGLCGIPLCLTWISELGTFFGGRAKRLSQVLLHKGLIAKKVQFVCTAIFLLWGFLVHLIIPSFVFMCFENWTYLEGLYFSFTTMTTVGFGDYVAGVNPEISYPALYRFFVQLWICLGLAWLSLFFSWNVHMVVEAHKVLKKRRLRRHKVSIDDIPETNVEVKKAPKPLPLSGVIDIFQFMSEKVEDYSDVIQAIGADEKMRKKKQEEELSRSKSCSDLLHGLVIPLEHSPRLKRRFSISANMCMVTSEEPTDDLNKNLEEQKQLMENHSDSMLSQQIPESPSIFRSPVKSRTITINYGDSRFSVSKVSEDHILEQRKSIDFTQSKPSN
- the kcnk5b gene encoding potassium channel subfamily K member 5b isoform X1: MADKGPILTSFIIFYLSIGAAIFQILEEPWWKSAVQTYENQKEDILKNYSCLTKDDLEHIIKVVAQAAGKGVTVTGGKQFNNWNWENAVIFAATVITTIGYGNVAPKSAGGRVFCILYGLCGIPLCLTWISELGTFFGGRAKRLSQVLLHKGLIAKKVQFVCTAIFLLWGFLVHLIIPSFVFMCFENWTYLEGLYFSFTTMTTVGFGDYVAGVNPEISYPALYRFFVQLWICLGLAWLSLFFSWNVHMVVEAHKVLKKRRLRRHKVSIDDIPETNVEVKKAPKPLPLSGVIDIFQFMSEKVEDYSDVIQAIGADEKMRKKKQEEELSRSKSCSDLLHGLVIPLEHSPRLKRRFSISANMCMVTSEEPTDDLNKNLEEQKQLMENHSDSMLSQQIPESPSIFRSPVKSRTITINYGDSRFSVSKVSEDHILEQRKSIDFTQSKPSN